The following proteins come from a genomic window of Nothobranchius furzeri strain GRZ-AD chromosome 1, NfurGRZ-RIMD1, whole genome shotgun sequence:
- the LOC107386198 gene encoding tubulin beta-1 chain — MREIVHLQAGQCGNQIGAKFWEVISDEHGIDPTGSCHGDSDLQLDRINVYYNEASGGKYVPRAVLVDLEPGTMDSVRSGPFGQVFRPDNFVFGQSGAGNNWAKGHYTEGAELVDSVLDVVRKEAESCDCLQGFQLTHSLGGGTGSGMGTLLISKIREEYPDRIMNTFSVVPSPKVSDTVVEPYNATLSVHQLVENTDETYCIDNEALYDICFRTLKLTTPSYGDLNHLVSAVQM, encoded by the coding sequence ATGAGGGAGATTGTGCATCTTCAGGCCGGCCAGTGCGGAAACCAGATTGGTGCCAAGTTCTGGGAGGTGATCAGTGACGAACATGGCATTGACCCAACTGGATCATGCCACGGAGACAGTGACCTGCAGCTTGACAGGATTAATGTCTACTACAATGAAGCTTCAGGTGGCAAATATGTTCCTCGTGCTGTTCTTGTTGATCTGGAGCCAGGAACCATGGACTCCGTCAGGTCCGGACCTTTCGGACAAGTCTTCAGGCCTGACAACTTTGTTTTTGGTCAGAGTGGTGCTGGTAACAACTGGGCTAAAGGCCACTACACTGAAGGTGCAGAGCTGGTTGACTCTGTTCTGGATGTGGTCAGGAAAGAGGCTGAAAGCTGCGACTGCCTGCAGGGTTTCCAGCTCACCCATTCCCTCGGTGGTGGTACAGGCTCCGGTATGGGAACCCTGCTGATCAGTAAGATCCGTGAAGAATACCCAGATCGCATCATGAACACGTTCAGCGTGGTGCCTTCTCCCAAAGTCTCTGACACAGTAGTTGAGCCGTACAATGCCACACTGTCGGTTCATCAGCTTGTAGAAAACACAGATGAGACTTACTGCATTGACAATGAAGCCCTCTACGACATCTGCTTCCGCACACTTAAACTCACAACTCCCTCCTACGGTGacctcaaccacctggtctctgcagttcaaatgtaa